Proteins co-encoded in one Dehalococcoidia bacterium genomic window:
- a CDS encoding type II toxin-antitoxin system VapC family toxin, translated as MTVRCVDASLVVAWLIPEQRTPAVVGVWESYASGQDQFIGPPILYAETISAVRRLASRKLLTSDEAMGMVTDILSSGIPVRSPPGLYRRAYELAERHGQTTIYDACYVALAQLLSCEFLTLDKRLYNAMKEAFPHVRLVKS; from the coding sequence TTGACTGTTCGCTGCGTGGACGCCAGCCTGGTCGTGGCCTGGCTCATCCCCGAGCAGCGGACACCCGCCGTCGTTGGGGTCTGGGAGTCGTATGCCAGTGGACAGGACCAGTTCATCGGGCCTCCCATCCTCTATGCGGAGACCATCTCCGCCGTGCGGCGCCTCGCCTCCCGGAAGCTCCTCACCTCCGACGAGGCTATGGGAATGGTTACAGACATCCTCTCATCTGGCATCCCCGTCCGGAGTCCTCCGGGACTCTACCGCCGCGCCTATGAGCTGGCTGAGCGCCACGGCCAGACGACTATCTATGACGCCTGTTATGTCGCCCTGGCGCAGCTCCTTTCCTGCGAGTTCCTGACCCTGGACAAGCGGCTGTACAACGCCATGAAAGAGGCCTTTCCCCACGTCAGGCTAGTGAAATCATGA
- a CDS encoding helix-turn-helix domain-containing protein, whose translation MTTLEGMLAVKEVARRLGRSQEQVRRYLREGKLAGRRIGNQWFVDVSHLRQMEAPVNPRGDAASRKHRGLFERVRRRREKLRQRWEKLGVRVDAEALVRELREES comes from the coding sequence ATGACAACTCTTGAAGGGATGCTCGCGGTCAAGGAGGTGGCCCGTCGCCTGGGCCGCTCTCAGGAGCAGGTGCGCCGCTACCTCAGGGAAGGCAAGCTCGCCGGACGACGCATCGGAAACCAGTGGTTCGTGGACGTGTCCCACCTCCGTCAGATGGAAGCTCCCGTCAACCCACGGGGAGATGCGGCCTCGCGGAAGCACAGGGGACTGTTTGAACGAGTCCGTCGCCGCCGAGAGAAGCTGCGCCAGCGATGGGAGAAGCTGGGCGTCCGGGTGGATGCTGAGGCGCTGGTGCGCGAGCTGCGTGAGGAGTCCTAG